Below is a window of Leptospira wolffii serovar Khorat str. Khorat-H2 DNA.
AACCAAATCTACACGCTTCCGAGCTTCGAAAAAGAAAAAAACAAAATCCGGCGGAATTGCGCTTAACGACCAAGGTGTTCCGACGTTTGCGATGGCACGAGTTTGCTCTGCAAGGCGAGTGACAGAAGCAAATGTGGCGAAGCCCGAGCGAGCGGTCGTGTAAGCGATCCGCGAGCGGAGCGGAAGCACCGACAGTTAGGCGACGTTCCGGATCGAATAGCAAATATTTAAATTGATCATGGTTCAATTATGATTTTTGAACCAACCGGAACTATTTCTATCAACTTATCCATTTGTTCATTAGTAACTGCAATACAGCCATGAGTCCAGTCCCAAAATGTATGTAATTTCCCTACCCAATTCCATTTTGTCTGCATTCCATGAATTAGGATTCCACCACCGGGGTTTACTCCATTTTCCTTTGCCTTTTTTATCTGATCAACCTTTGGATAAGAAATATGAAAAGCTTTATAGTATTCCCAATCATTTATTAGATAATCTAGTTTATATTCGCCTTCAGGTGTTCTACCATCACCTTCTTGCAACTTATTCCCATCAGGATTAAATCCAAGTGAAATCTTTAATTCTAGAATATTTACACCGTTTTGAACTACGATAAGCTTTCTTTCACTTTTCTTTACAGTTACAGAAGTAATTTCTTTAGATGATAAAGAAAATGAAGCTGTTAGAATTATTAGAGCTAAAAGTCTTTCCATTATTAAATAATATCTTTCCGGAATGTCCGCCTAACGACGTTGGCTTGCCGACGTTGGCGACTCTGAGCCTCGAAGAGGCGTTAGAGCCAGGCGCGACCTTTTGCCAAGCAAAAGTCGTGACTGGAGCCAATGTGCCGAAGGCCAAGCAAGGGTTGCGGAGCAAGCCCGAAGCGATGCGGCAAGTTGGCAGTTAGGCGCAGTTCTGAGAATTAGCTACTGCTTTTTTTCAATTTTCTTTAACAATAATTCGACCTGGTCAATATACATGAATCGACCTTTTTCCATGATCAATTCTTTATAAGTCGAATTATCTGTCATAGTCCCGATAAAGAAAAATATAGGTATTTTACCTTTCCCTTCAAAAAATGCAGAGTCAATAGGTATTCGATGATTTAAAGCAACATTAAGTTTATAAGGTAGACTTTTCTTTTCCAAAATAATATCTTGAATACTATCTAAATCACCCCAATTCAGACGATCTCCGTCTTTCGCAATGGGGAGAATATTAAACAGGGTTCTCTTCTTCATATTTTGGAGGTTCATTTCGCTGATGCGATAATCAGCATAATCTTCATCATCGTCAAATTCAAGAACATACATTGTGTTGTTTTTCTTAAGATCCAAATACCACTTATAATGATACCCATCGCTTCCGTTATAAGTTTCGCAAAATTCATTTTTTGCATGTACATTATAATAGCAAAGCCTACTCACCTGCTCATCGTACATTAAATAAATATTTTTATATGCAATATTATTTATAGCGTAAAATTTCGCAGAATCAGAACGATATTTAGATTTAAGAAAAGGTCTTATTTTATTTATTCTTAGTGCCGAACTTAAATTTCCTTTTTTAACTCTTCCGGACCCAAGAACTTCTAAAAAATCATCTCCATATGCGTTGAAAGGAAAAGATATTAGAAATAGTAATACGAATATTGTTTTGTACATTATATTTTCAGAATTGCGCCTAACGACGTTGGCTTGCCGACGTTTTGCAATGGCACGAGACTTGCCCTGCAAGGCGAGTGACAGAAGCAAAATGTGCCGAAGGCCAAGCAAGGGTTGCGAAGCAAGCCCGAAGCGATGCGGCAAGTTGGCAGTTAAGCGAAGTTACGCCTCAAACACACTGCAATTTAATTCAATTTCACTACTTGGACGAAAGTCCAATAGTATTAAATTCCCTTATTCCAAAGTATCGCGCTCCCCTTTCGGGATTGGATAAAATGGAACCATATACTTCCGCAGGACGCTCAAATACCAAGATGGACATCATGTCGACGGCACCAGCCTCCATTGGGGAGCGCTTGAAGACTATAAGATTTACTACGTTTAGAAAATAAATCCCAACGCTTCCGAGCTTCGAAAAATAAAAAAACAAAATCCGGCGGAATTTCGCTTAACGACCAAGGCTTGACGACGTTGGCGGGCTGAACGAAGTGAAGACAGGCACGAGAATTGCCACTGCAATTCGAGTGACTGAGCCAATGTGCCGAAGGCCAAGCAAGGGTGCGAAGCATCCCGAAGCGCTGCGTCAGAGCCGATAGTTATGCGAAGTCATGGTGCTATAATAACAAATAATTCTGTTTTTCTCGTATAGGATATGAATTGCGTAATATACTCCGCTTCGAAGGCATTGTCAGAGGAAATATCAGCTGTCGTTAAATCAATTAAATTAGTCAAATTTCCAAATCCGGACCGGGCGCCGTTTAAATATATCAACTTTCCATTAAACGTAGTCTTTATAATTTTTGGTAAATAAATATATCCGCTTCGCTTAATTGAGACCAACAATTTATCTTGTTTTGAATACAATGCTTTATCTGTTATAAATTTCACATCAGAGAAAATTAACGAAAGGGATAGGACGTGAAGAGCAAGCCCAATTAGCATGAAAGGGATAATCAATATTTTATTATAGAACAAATCTAATAGATTTCGTGAGAACAATTGGATATTCGCAAAATATTTAAAATTAATTTTTAATAAGCCAGGAATCAGCAGAATAATCAAAATAGCAAAAACCCAATACATATTGACTTGGATCTCCAATCTAAGCATAACACTAGCAAGGACCGAAATACCGAGTAAAAGCAACCAATTCTTTAAAAGTAGTTTCGTTAACCACCTTCTAATAAGATCAATCTGTGTATTACCCGGACTAACTATCGCCAATCCTTCGAAATGAACAAGTACAAGTGCAAAACACAATATGATAAATATTGCATAGTGAAATATTCCATAAGGTAGAAGTAATTTACTAATTGGATGGAGCGAGTAAATTTCAATTATCTCAATTAGCAAAAAGTACCATATTCCGCCGAAGGTAAAAATTATACTTAAAAGTAGTTCTAATTTAATTCTCATAAAATTATTATACCATGATTTCGCATAACAACCAAGGCTTGACGACGTTGGCGAGCTGAACGAAGTGAAGACAGGCACGAGAATTGCCTATGCAATTCGAGTGACTGAGCCAATGTGGCGAAGCCCGAGCAAGGGTCACGAAGTGAACCCGCAGCGAAGCGTCAGAGCCGACAGTTAGCCGAAGTGGCGCCTATTTCCATCGCTCAAACAAAGCAGAATTTTCTGCAATCAACAAAGTTAAATATTCACTGTTTGATTTTCTGAAAATATCTATTTTCGAAGCAATCTCGATAAAAAGGAGTTCGCGCACAGATAATAAGTTTTTCAGAGTCATTATATAAAATTCTTGATCCTTTCTTTCTAATCGACTCGTCGATACATAGTCGACTATATTCATTATATGAGCTATATAATTATAGTATAGATAGAAAAAATCAGAGTCTTTTGCATAGGAAGCAATAGCTCCAGCGTCCTTTTTGACACTTAAGTATCGGTTAATTAACTGCGTCATATCATTTCGAAATTTATCGGAACCTGCGGAATTCCCTTTTGCATAGCTATTCTGCAAATCATACAACATACCGACTAAATTAAAAAATGTGCTCTCAAATCTGTTTCGCTGCGTATTTTCATTTTGATATGCAAGCTCTTTTTGCTGACCTTGCCACACTTTTTGACTTTCTTTGAGTTCAAATTGCTGCATCAGTATATCTTGCCTTTGACCAAGAAAGGATAGATATATCAATAAGAGACCAGATAGGCTGAGAATTGTTCCAGTCGTTCCAGACAAATAATCTCCGATTTTTGATAGATTATCTATCTTTAATAAATCTAACTGAGTTTTTCCATCAGGCTCTTTCAGCAGAAAAACTGGGAGAAATAGAATTATTGCAGAAAGCACTAAAATAAAAATAATTATCTTAATTTTGAGGATCTGCTTTTCGTATCTATTATTTAAATTTGTATATTCAACTTGATCCATAAACATCTCATTCTGTTATTAAAATTTTGGAATATCATTAAATTTCAGCCATTTCGGCTAACGACCAAGCCTTGCCGACGTTTTGCGAGTGCGAAGCACTTGGCGCGAGACTTGCTTTGCAAGACGAGTGACAAAGCAAAATGTGCCGAAGGCCAAGCAAGGGTGCGAAGCATCCCGTAGCGCTGCGGCAGAGGCGTAAGTTAGTCGCCGTAATCTCAATTACTCAGAATACATGAAAATCGCTTTGAGGAAAGAGATACTTAGGAATAATTATTTTTTCCGCAGCTACCACAGTTCCGGTGTCTATTCTAATTATTCTCGCATTTATTAATATCTCTTCCTTATCATTCTTTAAGGTTCCCGTTAAAATAGCGTCTGCTCCTAAGAATTTGCCTATCTCATTCCTTACATCGGAACCCTGAGTTAACCCTGTTTTCTGAAAACTAAGTTCTTTTATCACTGAATCAAGAGAACGTCTTTCTAATACTTGCAATTTATAGTTAACAAGGTAATTGATGAGAGATTCTGGGAGGCGTTTTCCTAATACAGTCCGCTCACCCTTAATACCTTCAAAATCAAAAACTGCAATTTTAAGATCCTTAGGAGTGCTTACAGATAACTGTTTAGCCATGACATTGAGGTAACTCTCAATACTTTGAGTTTGGCCAAATACGATTGCGCTTTCAACCAAATTGACTTGAAACTGAGTTTTATTCTTTCCTGGAGGAACAACTATGGCAGTGGCCAAATGGCTACCATTTAATATGTATTGAATCTTCCCGACTTTTCCTGGATACTCTGCAGATTCCACTTCGTAATTTATTTCTCCAGAAGGCCAATCCCCTTCTTCTTTCTGAATATTTGAGTATTTAAGTTTTATAAAGTATTCTCCATTCCTTTTTCCCTGATCAATAGCATTCTTAGCTATAGAATAAGTTATTGGAGCAACTAAAACTGCAAGGTCTTCAGGTTTTTGACAGTTGAAGCAAAAGATAAATCCAATTACTACGAGAATGAATTTTAAATGGGTTTTCATAGTTTTCTCTTAGAATAAATATTTTGAGATTATGGCGACTAACGACGTTGGCTTGCCGACGTTTTGCAATGGCACGAGACTTGCTCTGCAAGGCGAGTGACAGACGCAAAATGTGCCGAAGGCCAAGCAAGGGTTGCAAAGCAAGCCCGAAGCGATGCGGCAAGTTGGCAGTTAAGCGAAGTTACGCCTCAAACACATTGCAATTTAATTCAATTTCACTACTTGGACGAAAGTCCAATAGTATTAAATTCCCTAATGCCAAAGAATCGTGCTCCCCTTTCGGGATTGGATAAAATGAAACCATATACTTCCGCAGGACGCTTAAATACCAAGATGCATATCATGGCGACGGCACCAGATGCCATAGGGGAGCGCTTAAACTCTGAATAATTTCCTATGTTTTAGAACCAAATCTACACGCTTCCGAGCTTCAAAAAATAAAAAAACAAAATCCGGCGGAATTTCGCTTAACGACCCAAGGCTTGACGACGTTGGCGACTCTGAGTCTCCGAAGGAGACGTTAGAGACAGGCGCGGATTTTGCTTTTGCAAAAGCCGTGACTGAAGCCAATGTGGCGCAGCCCGAGCGAGGGTTGCGAAGCAAGCCCGAAGCGATGCGTCAGAGCCGACAGTTATGCGAAGGTCCAAACGCTATACATTATAGTTAATTGATTCCGAACTTTTTGTATCTCTTTACTATTTCGTAAGTAGTTTCTACGACAGAAATACCCACGGAAACAGTTAGCAAAATCAAAGCCACATAATAACTCGAAAGCCAAAATACTATGCGATTATCTGAGTAGTTACTAAGATTAAAACTAGCGACCTCGAAGAATAATGCTGATAATGAGCATACTGAAAATGTAAAAATAGTCACCGATCGAAGAAGGAACTTTAAAAAGAGCAATCTTACAGAATAGATCTCTAAGAGAATCGGAATCCAGCAAATGATTATCGCAAGTCCGAGCAGCCCGTCATCAGAGCCGGAGCTTTCGAGTTCCCATACTACTAACCCCGAATCAGTGACTGGTCCACCATAAAACAATAGAGACAGATTGCCAATTATCACAGGTATTGGTGAAAGAATTTAAGATAAAGTTATTAACCTTCTGAATAGACTCTTTGCGAAGCATGTAAAACGTTAATGTCTAAGATTAAATTATTTGGACTTTCGCATAACGACGTTGGCTTGCCGACGTTGGCGACTCTGAGCCTCGAAGAGGCGTTAGAGCCAGGCGCGACCTTTTGCCAAGCAAAAGTCGTGACGGGAGCCAATGTGCCGAAGGCCAAGCAAGGGTTGCGAAGCAAGCCCGAAGCGATGCGGCAAGTTGGCAGTTAAGCGAAGTTACGCCTCAAACACGTTGCAATTTAATTCAATTTCACTACTTGGACGAAAGTCCAATAGTATTAAATTCCCTTATTCCAAAGTATCGCGCTCCCCTTTCGGGATTGGATAAAATGAAACCATATACTTCCGCAGGACGCTCAAATACCAAGATGCACAGCCTGGCGACGGCACCAGCCTCC
It encodes the following:
- a CDS encoding L,D-transpeptidase family protein, translated to MERLLALIILTASFSLSSKEITSVTVKKSERKLIVVQNGVNILELKISLGFNPDGNKLQEGDGRTPEGEYKLDYLINDWEYYKAFHISYPKVDQIKKAKENGVNPGGGILIHGMQTKWNWVGKLHTFWDWTHGCIAVTNEQMDKLIEIVPVGSKIIIEP
- a CDS encoding FlgO family outer membrane protein, which codes for MKTHLKFILVVIGFIFCFNCQKPEDLAVLVAPITYSIAKNAIDQGKRNGEYFIKLKYSNIQKEEGDWPSGEINYEVESAEYPGKVGKIQYILNGSHLATAIVVPPGKNKTQFQVNLVESAIVFGQTQSIESYLNVMAKQLSVSTPKDLKIAVFDFEGIKGERTVLGKRLPESLINYLVNYKLQVLERRSLDSVIKELSFQKTGLTQGSDVRNEIGKFLGADAILTGTLKNDKEEILINARIIRIDTGTVVAAEKIIIPKYLFPQSDFHVF